The following are encoded in a window of Mycolicibacterium crocinum genomic DNA:
- a CDS encoding DsbA family oxidoreductase: protein MRTVEVFADVLCPFAHVGLRTLIDRRSERGLTEPRLRIRAWPLEVINGKPLDPHHIGAEISALRASVRPDLFAGFSVDAFPSTSMAAFAVTAAADRAGDPVLVEEVGIALRNAVFEEGLDVGRPEVVEPIAGRFGLEPLDAEATSAAVHADWDEGRIRGVIGSPHFFTDDGGSWFCPGLNISRDDVGNFVIAWKQDTEAFVERVFG from the coding sequence ATGCGCACAGTCGAGGTCTTCGCCGACGTCCTGTGCCCGTTCGCCCACGTCGGGCTGCGCACGCTGATCGACCGGCGCAGCGAGCGCGGGCTCACCGAACCGCGCCTGCGTATCCGTGCTTGGCCGCTCGAGGTGATCAACGGCAAACCGCTCGACCCGCACCATATCGGCGCGGAGATCTCGGCCCTGCGCGCGTCTGTGCGCCCGGACCTCTTCGCGGGCTTCTCCGTCGATGCCTTCCCGAGCACCTCGATGGCTGCGTTCGCGGTGACAGCCGCGGCGGACCGCGCCGGCGACCCTGTGCTGGTCGAGGAGGTCGGCATAGCACTGCGCAACGCGGTGTTCGAGGAGGGGCTCGATGTCGGGCGGCCCGAGGTTGTAGAGCCGATCGCGGGCCGCTTCGGCCTTGAACCGCTCGACGCCGAGGCCACGTCCGCCGCGGTCCACGCCGACTGGGACGAGGGCCGCATCCGCGGTGTGATCGGCTCGCCGCATTTCTTTACCGACGACGGCGGGAGCTGGTTTTGCCCCGGTCTGAATATCAGCCGCGATGACGTCGGCAACTTCGTCATCGCCTGGAAACAGGACACGGAGGCGTTCGTTGAACGTGTCTTCGGCTGA
- a CDS encoding rhodanese-like domain-containing protein: protein MQVPEVDPIGAMRLVDEPGAILLDVHEDDEWTAGHAAGAVHVHRGILDAHTFDTTVPVLAVCRPGNRSGSAAMRLAAARRYRLQHGRRHDGVTGNRAPVIRDEGTAGTVI from the coding sequence GGGCGATGCGGCTTGTCGACGAGCCCGGCGCCATCCTGCTCGACGTTCACGAGGACGATGAATGGACAGCCGGGCATGCTGCCGGTGCGGTCCATGTTCACCGCGGCATCCTCGACGCGCACACCTTCGACACGACGGTTCCGGTTCTCGCGGTGTGCCGCCCGGGCAACAGATCCGGTTCGGCGGCAATGAGACTCGCGGCAGCCCGGCGTTACCGTCTACAACATGGTCGGCGCCATGACGGCGTGACGGGAAACAGGGCACCCGTGATTCGCGACGAGGGCACAGCCGGCACCGTCATCTGA